Proteins co-encoded in one Cucurbita pepo subsp. pepo cultivar mu-cu-16 chromosome LG15, ASM280686v2, whole genome shotgun sequence genomic window:
- the LOC111811496 gene encoding keratin, type I cytoskeletal 9-like (The sequence of the model RefSeq protein was modified relative to this genomic sequence to represent the inferred CDS: added 24 bases not found in genome assembly), with the protein MQMAYHKLSSLVFFLFFGIGICSAARRLSSSYEGYGSSSGHGYSSYASVGEYGVENYGNGYGKDGAYGGKYGEYNGGKYGGYDGGKHEGYDSGNYGGYGRGRHEGYDGGNYGGYCRGKHEEYGRGKHEEYDRDKHEGYSGGNYGGYGGGNYGGYGGGKHEEYDRHKHEEYDRDKHERYDGGNYGGYGGGKHEEYGRDKHEEYGRDKHEGYDGENYGGYGGGKHEEYFKDKHEGYDRGNYGGYGRGKFEGYGGSKHEEYGGGNYDGYGGGKHEGYAP; encoded by the exons TCTTCTCTTGtgttcttcctgttcttcGGAATAGGAATTTGTTCTGCAGCGAGACGTTTGTCAAGTTCTTACGAAGGATATGGTTCTTCAAGTGGTCATGGTTATAGTAGCTATGCTTCCGTAGGAGAATATGGTGTTGAAAATTATGGCAATGGATATGGTAAAGATGGTGCATATGGAGGAAAATACGGGGAATACAATGGAGGAAAGTACGGGGGATATGACGGAGGAAAACACGAGGGATATGATAGTGGAAACTACGGGGGATACGGCAGAGGTAGACACGAAGGATACGATGGAGGAAACTATGGGGGATACTGTAGAGGTAAGCATGAGGAATACGGTAGAGGTAAACACGAGGAATACGACAGAGATAAACATGAGGGATACAGTGGAGGAAACTATGGAGGATACGGTGGAGGAAACTATGGAGGCTACGGTGGAGGTAAACACGAGGAATATGACAGACATAAACATGAGGAATACGACAGAGATAAACACGAGAGATACGATGGAGGAAACTATGGAGGATACGGTGGAGGTAAGCACGAGGAATACGGCAGAGATAAGCACGAGGAATACGGCAGAG ATAAACACGAGGGGTACGATGGAGAAAACTATGGAGGATACGGCGGAGGTAAACATGAGGAATACTTTAAAGATAAACACGAGGGATACGATAGAGGAAACTATGGGGGATATGGCAGAGGTAAGTTTGAGGGATACGGTGGAAGTAAACACGAGGAATATGGTGGAGGAAACTACGATGGATACGGTGGAGGTAAACACGAGGGATATGCCCCCTGA